ATTGAATACTAATGGAAAACCCAAATTCAACCATTACAATTCGGATGCTTTTTGGGGCGCACAATGGACAATCAACACGCTTTGGGGATTGGTTTATCCTGAAATTATGGAAGAATTTGTGTATTCGCTCATGCAGTATTACAAAGATGGCGGTATCATTCCGCGTGGTCCTGCTGGCGGAAATGATACGTATGTAATGACAGGAGCTTCGACAACGCCGTTTATTATAAGTGCCATTCAAAAAGGAATTGTAAAAGAAAATCTGGAAGAGATTTATACAGCGCTTAAAAAAAATCACATGCCAGGCGGTATTATGGAAAAAGCGGGATATGAACACAATACCAACATTGGTGGTGGACTAAAATATTGTTTACAGAATGGATATGTGCCGTACCCGCTTCCCGATGGCAACTTTGGAAGCCATGAAGACGGAGCAAGCCAGACTTTAGAATATGCCTATCAAGATTGGACTTTGGCACAGTTGGCTAAAAAACTGAAGCATGAAGACGATTATCAATATTTCATGAAAAGGTCTCAGAACTATAAAAATATATTTGACACCTCGATTGGCTGGATGCGCCCTAAAAATGCAGAAGGGAAATGGCGCGAAAATTACGATCCGTATCAGTATGAAAACGGATTTATTGAATCCAACGGAGCACAGTCAACTTGGTTTGTGCCGCATGATATGGAAGGTTTAGCCAATTTAATGGGAGGAAAAGAAAAAGCAGCAGAAAAATTGAATCTCCAGTTTGAAACCGCTCAAAAGTTAAATTTCACTTCAGGTACCTCACATGATGCAGAATTGCATCCAGAATTTAGTAGAATTCCTGTAAATTTCGGAAATCAGCCCTCTATGCAGACGTCTAATATCTTTACCCTTTTAGGAAGACCCGATTTGACGCAGTTTTGGACTAGAAGTGTAGTCAAAAACACTTTCAGCGGATTATCTCCCGCAACAGGTTACAATGGCGACGAAGATCAGGGGTTGATGGGAAGCCTGAATGTTTTGCTTAAATTAGGTTTATTTCAAATGAATGGAGGAACTGATAAAGAAGCGGTTTACCAAATAGGAAGTCCAATTTTCAATAAAGTTACAATAGATTTAAATCCGAGATATTATTCAGGAAAAACCTTTGTGATTAAAGCTGAAAATAACAGCACAGAAAAAGTATATATAAAAGACATCAAATACAATAACAAAGCGGTAAAAGATTTTACGCTTACGCATGAAGAAATTACAAAGGGCGGCGAGCTAATCTTAGGAATGTCAGATCAGCCAAAGTCTTAATAAAGAAATAACAAAGAATGAAAAATACAAAGTTTCTCCTTTTTTTCACGGCAAGTTTTTTTCTTGCCTTCAATTGCAATGCACAGCAGAGTGTACACCAATATGTAGATCCAATGATTGGGTCAGAAGGCGTGGGCAGGGTTTTTATTGGGCCATCTTGTCCGTACGGAATGGTAAAACCAAGTCCCGACTGTACTTCGAGTCCAAACAGCGGTTGGCTTCCAATGCCTAAAGAAGTTACAGGATTTAGTCAGGTGCATGTGAGCGGAACGGGTGGCGGGCCAAAATACGGAAACATCCTGATTATGCCTTTTTCGGGTCCTTTAGACAAAATGGATCAGATTTCTTTCAGAGCTGAAGAAAATGTAAAACTGGGGTATTACGAAACTGTTTTTAAGGAAAATAACATAAAAACGGAAATTACCACTGGAGAGAAAGTTTCATTTTATAGAATTACCTATCCAAAAAATAGTTCTAAAGAATTAAAAATTGACCCAGGATTTTTTCTGGGGGAAGAAAAAATTCCAGATGCCAGAGAAGCGCAGCAGTTTGTAGGCTCGCAGATCGAGATAGTTTCAGATACAGAAGTAAGAGGTTACAGCAGAATTAGAGGCGGATGGAACAACGGAAGAGCGTATACGGTATATTTCTGCGCTGTTTTCGATCAGCCGATATCAAAATATGTAACTTTCAAAGACGGTAAATTCTACAATAATCAGAAAGCGCAGTTTGATTCAGGAAAAAAAACAGCAGCGTTTCTTTCTTTTGGAAATGTTGGAAAAGAAGAA
This is a stretch of genomic DNA from Flavobacterium endoglycinae. It encodes these proteins:
- a CDS encoding GH92 family glycosyl hydrolase, translated to MELNKIYKIGYIAISLTLVFLLSCNAQKTISLQKKQVSDKVYPLLDTENSRWFYFSSASRPFGMVNLSPDTEIKGDWGGGYKYTTDTVKGFSHVHEWQLSGVSVMPVTISDTNKSSVFKDFYSKFSHKTEIITPGYHSLKLDRYQITAELTSTPRVGFHQYTFPKNAQKAILFNLNTILGPCENRNGTLEKNNDYELSGSLVLSTNFRRPKPLTVFFKVKTNQPIASLERDPATGNYLIHFGKAKEQILMKVGISYTSIENAAINMETELPHWNFSQTVADSRKEWSALLGRIKIEGGTETDQRRFYTDLWHALQGRKMISDANGAYPDNTGNQFRVGHLPLNTNGKPKFNHYNSDAFWGAQWTINTLWGLVYPEIMEEFVYSLMQYYKDGGIIPRGPAGGNDTYVMTGASTTPFIISAIQKGIVKENLEEIYTALKKNHMPGGIMEKAGYEHNTNIGGGLKYCLQNGYVPYPLPDGNFGSHEDGASQTLEYAYQDWTLAQLAKKLKHEDDYQYFMKRSQNYKNIFDTSIGWMRPKNAEGKWRENYDPYQYENGFIESNGAQSTWFVPHDMEGLANLMGGKEKAAEKLNLQFETAQKLNFTSGTSHDAELHPEFSRIPVNFGNQPSMQTSNIFTLLGRPDLTQFWTRSVVKNTFSGLSPATGYNGDEDQGLMGSLNVLLKLGLFQMNGGTDKEAVYQIGSPIFNKVTIDLNPRYYSGKTFVIKAENNSTEKVYIKDIKYNNKAVKDFTLTHEEITKGGELILGMSDQPKS